A stretch of DNA from Chionomys nivalis chromosome 14, mChiNiv1.1, whole genome shotgun sequence:
gatatACCTGTGAATTGAAGGATATCTTGGTCTACACATTCCAAGCTACAAGCCAGCCaaaggtacatagtgagaccctgtctctaaacaaaaccaaataaaaccctTCAAAGAAATAGAATTGACACAATACCTTCCTTTATATTAATAAAACTatttgcacttgggaggcagaggcaagtggatctctgtgagttcaagaccagcctggtctacaagagctagttaagaccagcctggtctacaagagctagttccaggacaggctccaaaaccacagagaaaccttgtcttgaaaacccccccaaaaaaaaaaaaaaaaaaaaaaaaaaaactatttggcACAGTTTACTtcaataatttatataataaaaaattgctCCATAAAAACATTCCAGTAACAGGGGAGGCTATAGAAGTCTAGAAGGATAGTACTTGGGGTAAAGACAGTTAAACAGTGAATCAcgaggctagcctcagctacatgagacCATCACAAAACagcaaaccaaaaaagaaagagaggacaaAGGAATAGGAATGAATCATTAGGCATGATAGCTCATATCTGGAAAtctggcatttgggaggctgagacaagaagacAGTGAATGTGGAAGCAAAGGCTACATAGCTATATTCTGTTTCaaaatgtgtacatatgtgtgaacaCAGGTTTGACAGGACATCCTATAGCCTCAGCTACCAAAGAGACTGAAAGGCAGAAAGGTCATTCTATTACAGGAATTAAAAGCCAGCTTGGAcagcatagtgagactctatctcaaaaacaaccaaaacaaagtaGTAGgcaaatctgagtttgaggccagcctggtctacagagcgagtttcagggcAGGTaataaagctacagagagaaatcttgtctcaaaaaacaaacaaacaaaaaaccccaaacaaaaccaaaataaatgcaGCTAATGTTTTGGGACATACATCTTTAGCTACAATAtttgggaggtaggggcaggtaGATttgtgacttccaggacagccaagactttTTAGtgaaactgcccccccccccggaaggaaggaaggaaggaaggaaggaaggaaggaaggaaggaaggaaggaaggaaggaaggaaggaaggaaggaaggaaaggaaggaaggaaaggaaggaaggaaggaaaggaaggaaggaaaggaaggaaggaaaggaaggaaggaaaggaaggaaaggaaggaaaggaggaaggaagggaagctgcAGGGTCTGGAAAATGGCAGGCAATGATGTAGGAGTTAAAAGATCACCAGCTGCTATTCAGAGGATCCCTTACATGGTACTTTACACCCATCTAATGACAGTTcgagggaatctgatgccctcttctggcctctgaacaaacatgcaggcaacaagcatacacacaataatttaaaatttttaaaattctgccaAAACACATGATTATAGATGCTActcagacataaaacaaaacactttaaagAATTAGTGCCAGAATCCCCCATTCCTGATGTAGCTCCATTAACATCACTATCACGAACAAAACCCAATCAATAATCTAtgatttttctgttatttatttttttgattctgttgtttttgagataggtatCAAATTCACAATTCTCCTACTTCAATATTTTGCCTATCTATTTCTATGAATTTTCTAATACAACATTTTTTAAGTAATCATgtaatattttgtttctaattagttaagagacagggtcttactcaaAAGAGATCTACCTGTCCCTGCTTcaaagaactgagatcaaaggGATGAACCACAGAGTCAGCTGCTTATGGgttgttactttttgttttgttttgacaagacagggtctctttgtataaccctggaactcactctgtagaccagactggcctcaaactcacagagatatacctgcctctgcctccagagtgttcacatcaagggtgtgcaccaccactgcccagtggcagacagatctctgcatTCAAGGCCAAGCTTGTCTACAGAGCCAGGgtggtcagggctacacagagaaacactgtctccaacagtaaaaaatagaacaaaacaaaaaacatctaaGTTCTCCGATATGGTTCCTATCATAATCTCACTGAATAATAcctaaaagcaaaaataatgagttcgaggccaccctggtctacaaagcaagttctagaacagtgaGGACCGTTACatcgagaaaccctgtctcaaaaaacaaaccctgccccaaataaaaacaaaatcctttcATGTACTCCTTGTAGAGTTTATCTTAAACATTCAGTCCATACACCAATGTTATAAGGAAGTTTTGAGACAGCTCCACCCCACACCTGACAGGGGATACTTACTTTTCTCTATCTGTTTTGTAGATCCGAGCAATCTCAGGCACTAAAGGATCATCTGGATTGGGATCACACAACAGAGAACAGATGGACAAAAGTACtagggcattaaaaaaaaaaaaagtatgttagTAGAAGACAAAAGCAAAGGGCTTAAACATGAGAAGTtgggcagcactcaggaggcagggataGGTAaagagatggatctctgtgagttcaaggctgtatagtgagaccctgtttccaaggGAAGAACAAACAATGGCCCCCAAATCAACCTGAGATGCTACCAATGTTAAGAATAGAATTGGGAATGCAGGTAACTTAACGATGGAAAATTTGCACAATGTACAGGAGATTCTGTTCTGAATTCAGTTATTAGCAGGACAAAAGCTCTTCTAAACCCTAGATTGAGAACACTTGTCAGTGCCAGTgaacttcaatttttaaaagctcAAGTTTAGAGAAAATCAGCTGTCAAATTTCCAGCAACAGACAAAATTAGTTGTCTGACATCACCCTCCAATACAAGGAAACTTCAAGGACAGCTCAGGATAGAAGaaattgtctcaaaaatgaaataaattttagccAGGTACCAGTagctcacacttgtaattcccACACTACAGAAACTAAGGCAGGCACATTGCCACAAGTGGAAACCAGTCTAGACTACAGAGTAAGACAGCAAAAATAACCAAACAGGGcaccagtgaaatggctcagcaggtaaaaaacTTGAACAGACTGCCAAgctaagtttgattcctggaacccaaaaGTGGAAGGAGATAACGAACTCCATGAGTTGGCCTTTGATCTATACGCAGTGCTTTTTGCATCTCACCCCATATacattaataagtaaataaagtcaAACAATCACATCATTCACCTTCTCAGTGGTAGCTGGCTTATTTACACTTTTAAGGCAGTACTTCACTCTATATCAAGCTAGCCTAAAATTTGCTATGCAAGAATAATTTTGAACTAATATCAATCATTCTGCACCCATTTCTCAAAAATATAGAATTACAGTGTATATACCACTATAACAGGCTTCTACCTATTCTTGAGTATCACAATCAACAAGTTGGCATTATACCAACAATTATctattcttgaaaaaaatcaacccCTTTCCATTGTATCAACAAATTCTACCACAGTAACGAAGATTGgctctttcaaaagaaacaggagtgggggctgaagagacagctcagcagttaagacttctcttccagggaagccaggttcaattcccagcacccacatggcagctaacaaccatctaactccaagatctgacaccctcacaccgacatacatacagacaaaattttgagagagagagagagagagagagagagagagagagagagagagagagagagagagagagagaatatgaaacaggagctataaaaaaaataaataaactggggctggaaagacagctatGCAATTAGGACCGCTAGCCActcaggacccaggttcaattcccagtacccacatggtactGTGGTACATGCTCACAACTCTAACTCCAATAACAGGTGATTCAACactctctgctggcctctgggtgaaccagacacatacacaatacaaatACATCCATTAatgcaaaacactcacacataaatttgaaaaatataatttttaaaaagataaaccaATAAACAATATAATCAATTATTTCACCTTGACATCAAACAACTATTCCATTACCTTTTGAAATAGTTAGTGCTGGAGACCACTGTGATCGTAGAATATCAAGACAAATGCTGCCATTACTGTTAATATTTGGATGATAAATTCTTGTTGTAAATGCaacctaaagaaaaagaaatccttgTGATTGATTTACTAGATTCATACAGAGCATATTAAAAGCAATTATCATATTCCAAATACCTTAGGTGGTTTGAAGGGGTAATCTGTTGGAAAATGAATTGTCAAGAAAAACACTCCACCCTGATAGGGGCTGTCATTCTGTTGATGATAAGAAAGTgagatttaaaatgaataaattacatAAAGTAAGTATTAAGGAATTAAAGTGAATACTTACTGGCCCCATTATTGTAGCCTGCCAATGAAACactgaaaaagaacaagaaaaagaaaactatgttaAAGACATTCACATCACACCTATACTGTAGAAACCTATCACGCCTACCTAATCAAAGTTCATTTATGCCAGGCAGTTgtggctcacaactttaatcccagcacacagaggcagaggtgggtggcagaatggtctacagagcgagttccaggacagccagggccacacagaggaaccctgggggggggggggggggtgagagacTACAACAAACAAAGTTCATTTATAAACAGtatgatagccgggcggtggtggcgcacgcctttaatcccggcactcgggaggcagaggcaggtggatctctgggagttcgaggccagcctggtctacaagaactagttccgggacaggcaccaaagctacagagaaaccctgtctcaaaaaaccaaaaaaataaaaaaataaaaaaacagtatGATAATGACTCACCCcaccacagggtttctctaacagctctagctgtcctcaaactcacagagatccatctgcctctgctacccgagtgctgggtttagaggAATGTACCAACACTGCCTGGCAATaatgactattttctttttacaatttacttaattttattttatggatatggTGTGAGGGTttcaaatcccctgaaactggagttatagacagttgtgagctgccatgtgggtactgggaattgaacccaggtgctctggaagagcggccagtgttcttaatgctgaatcatctttccagtccaATGACTATTTTCTATGGGCAGGATGAAGACTAAACCAGTTATGATCTCAAACCactgaaaaacacacacacacacagaaacacacacataagtaaataaaaacagacagatgagcaggatgcctttaatcccagcactcaggaggcagagaggcaggcagatccctggctTAGAATCCAGcctgagatccaggacagccagggctgttatagaaaaagtcttgaaaaaacaaatgaaccaaatacatacactaaaacaaaacaaaaacggaCAGCCAATTTAAAAATAGGTGGAGAGGCGAAAGAGGTGGTTTGGCGGTTAACCATATACACTACTTTTGCAGACCAGAGTTTGGCTCCAGTGCCAGAGGACCCGTTAACCTCTTTTGGTCTCTGAATACTTACACTTGTGTACATACACACCAAACTCAACATACTCCACCACGATCgaaaacacaataaaatcacCAACAACACAAAAGAACCCACACATTTTTCTTGAAGCCAGCAAGATGCTCAACAGGAGCTATCAAGCCTGACATGATTCCCAGGACTCCCAAGCTGTTCGCTGTCCTCCAACATGTTTCATCATAGGATGTGCACACACATTGGAACTAAGCATGGTAGTATAGTATACCTACAACAACAATACTGGCAAAGCTGAGCCATGATGCTAAATCTAAGTTTATCTTTGGCTAAGTAAAgggtttgaggccaccctggtgagttccaggtgagCCAAAGCTACATGGTGATTCTATCACTAAAACCAAACAACTAACTTACCAACAAAACCTGTTTCAAAGTCATACCTGGAAGATAAATTTGTTTACAAAGTCCAAAGAAAAGTTCTAAATGCTATTTCAAAAGAATGATTTATTGGATAGTggagacacatgcctttaactttagtcccagcacttgggatgaagaggcaggaggatctctaagaATTGAaggtcagcctcatctacaaagacAACTCCCCTACAACTATTTCTCCTACAGAGATTAGCTAAACTTCCTTCAGTGTTTGGTAGTACAGCATAAATTtgcctccttgtttatctgtatgtaacagccctgccttcctcttcagctgtatgtaataaccccattttccattttatacaaTGAGCTTCTGGAGTACTGTGGTTTCTGCATCAGAAAGTTCAGTGCACCcaatctttctttctgttttcgtatgtttgtattttcttcatttaacaCCCCAGTCAGGTACAATTCCTGAAGCCCTACAAATATGTGACAATGGGTGttttgtatgaatgtatgtgtgtgcaccacatgtatgcaatTCCCAGGAAGCCAGGAAAGGACCAAAGATTCCCTGgacctgaagttacagacagctgtgagccactaagagggtgatgggaactgaatttCAGGAAGAGCAACCATTACTCTTAACTGAgggaaccatctcttcagctccaattatttttacattttcagacagggtctaatgcatgccaggctggcctgaaactgcaGAGGATGATCTTTCCACCTCTATGATGGCATGTGACACCACAACCAGTTTATGTAGTCCTGAGGTTCAAACCTAAGGCCCTGTGTATATTACttaagtactttaccaactgagctacattcccaacaacaacaacaacaaaattaggTCATACATTGTAGCACTTACCTTTAATCTTAGTataaaagaggaaggggaaggaggatcCTTTTGACTTTTGTTAAAAAAACTTTTGATACAAACAACTAATGCCAGGCCAGTGAGAGCTACATAgttaagaccctgcctcaatttaaaaaaaaaaaaaattagcaggggctggagagatggctcagtggttaagagctctggtaCTCTTCCATAACCagggttcaattgccagcacccacatggcagctaacaactgtctgtaattccaagatctaacaccctcacacacaaagacatacatggtAAAACGCCAATTCacctaaaataagaataaataaattaaaaaatttaaacaaaaaacccaataccAATAAAGCTTAAATCACTATCAGGCAGtataataatcaaataaacaagtagaaccctgtctcgaaaaactaaaaaaataaataaataaaaaataaacaagtagatCTGTTTTAAGTTGTACCCTTCTACATAATCCTCTTATGTAATTTAAATCTGTCTATTGTGGTTCAGGTCAAATTCCAAGAAtcagaaaataaagcatttaaataaGAATTTCAAAACACTGAGGTTTCAAGCATAAAATTTTCCAGCAGCTAAGTATTAATTCTTTGTTGCTAGCCTTCTGAGAGCAATCCTTTATTCTTGCTAAAAATCATACCAGATTTAAGAAGAAATTAAGAGGTT
This window harbors:
- the Ube2d2 gene encoding ubiquitin-conjugating enzyme E2 D2, with protein sequence MALKRIHKELNDLARDPPAQCSAGPVGDDMFHWQATIMGPNDSPYQGGVFFLTIHFPTDYPFKPPKVAFTTRIYHPNINSNGSICLDILRSQWSPALTISKVLLSICSLLCDPNPDDPLVPEIARIYKTDREKYNRIAREWTQKYAM